A genomic stretch from Solanum stenotomum isolate F172 chromosome 8, ASM1918654v1, whole genome shotgun sequence includes:
- the LOC125874159 gene encoding NEDD8-conjugating enzyme Ubc12-like has translation MINLFKVKEKQKEAAENAGSKTPIKEQSASKLRVHRDISELTLPPICKIEFPNGKDDLMNFEVTIKPDEGYYHDGIFPFTFQIPFLYPHDAPKVKCKVKVYHPNIDLEGNVCLNILREDWKPILNINAVIYGLVHLFTEPNYEDPLNHEAADELRDNPKMFDSNVRRTMWGGHMNDVYFDRVL, from the coding sequence ATGATTAATTTGttcaaagtaaaagaaaaacaaaaagaagcagCTGAAAATGCAGGATCAAAAACACCAATTAAAGAACAATCAGCCTCAAAATTACGTGTTCATAGAGATATTAGTGAATTAACTTTACCACCAATTTGTAAAATTGAATTTCCAAATGGAAAAGATGATcttatgaattttgaagttaCAATTAAACCTGATGAAGGTTATTATCATGATGGTATATTTCCATTTACATTTCAAATTCCATTTCTTTATCCACATGATGCACCAAAAGTTAAGTGTAAAGTCAAAGTTTATCATCCAAATATTGATTTAGAAGGTAATGTTTGTCTTAATATTCTTAGAGAAGATTGGAAACCTATTTTGAATATTAATGCTGTTATTTATGGTTTAGTTCATTTGTTTACTGAACCTAATTATGAAGATCCACTTAATCATGAAGCAGCTGATGAATTAAGAGATAATCCAAAGATGTTTGATTCGAACGTTAGGAGGACTATGTGGGGAGGACATATGAATGATGTGTATTTTGATCGCGTTTTATAA
- the LOC125874160 gene encoding NEDD8-conjugating enzyme Ubc12-like → MINLIKVREKQKEAAENAGSKTPIKEQTASKLRVHRDISELTLPPICKIEFPNGKDDLMNFEVAIKPDEGYYHDGEFPFTFEIPILYPHDAPKVKCKIKVYHPNIDYDGNVCLNILREDWKPVLNINAVIYGLVHLFTEPNHEDPLNPEAADELRDNPRSFESNVRSAMWGESVHGLTYDRIL, encoded by the coding sequence ATGATTAATTTAATCAAAGttagagaaaaacaaaaagaagctGCTGAAAATGCAGGATCAAAAACACCAATCAAAGAACAAACAGCGTCAAAATTACGTGTTCATAGAGATATTAGTGAATTAACTTTACCACCAATTTGTAAAATTGAATTTCCAAATGGAAAAGATGATcttatgaattttgaagttgCAATTAAACCTGATGAAGGTTATTATCATGATGGTGAATTTCCATTTACATTTGAAATTCCAATACTTTATCCACATGATGCACCAAAAGTTAAGTGCAAAATCAAAGTTTATCATCCAAATATTGATTATGATGGAAATGTTTGTCTTAATATTCTTAGAGAAGATTGGAAACCTGTTTTGAATATTAATGCTGTTATTTATGGTTTAGTTCATTTGTTTACTGAACCTAATCATGAAGATCCACTTAATCCTGAAGCAGCTGATGAATTAAGAGATAATCCAAGATCGTTTGAATCCAACGTTAGGAGTGCTATGTGGGGAGAAAGTGTGCATGGCTTGACTTATGATCGTATCCTATAA
- the LOC125874136 gene encoding GDSL esterase/lipase At1g29670-like — protein sequence MIARVNNVTITTILIILNFIILVHGALKVPCYFIFGDSLLDNGNNNNLNTEAKANYPPYGIDFPNGPTGRFTNGRNMADILGELLGFDDYIPPFASAIGREILQGVNYASGSAGIRNETGSHLGNRIFLDLQLQNHHNTILRMVDLVGNRVATNAHLNTCLYIVGIGSNDYINNYLVPKHYSTNSLYTPSQYATLLVQQYAQQLKTLYEDGARKIALFGLPQIGCIPQELQKHNTRKCVDSTNEAIQLFNEKLKSLVTDLNTNFPQAKFTYINMYSISSIMSTLSFLNYPCCNVSTTTAEGQCVSGQAPCHLRAAHVFWDNFHPTENGNVIAIMRAYNSFLPSDSYPMDISHLIQSG from the exons ATGATTGCTCGTGTTAATAACGTAACAATCACTACAATATTGATAATCCTGAACTTTATAATATTAGTTCATGGTGCATTAAAAGTACCttgctattttatttttggtgattcATTACTTGATAATGGGAATAATAACAACCTAAATACAGAAGCAAAGGCTAATTATCCACCTTATGGCATTGATTTCCCCAATGGACCTACTGGACGATTCACAAATGGACGCAATATGGCTGATATTCTTG GGGAACTGCTAGGGTTTGATGACTACATTCCACCTTTTGCAAGCGCAATTGGTAGGGAGATCTTGCAAGGTGTAAATTATGCCTCTGGTTCGGCAGGAATTCGTAACGAGACGGGAAGTCATCTT GGCAATCGGATATTTTTGGATTTGCAACTTCAAAACCATCACAACACAATTTTACGCATGGTTGATTTAGTGGGAAATAGAGTTGCAACCAATGCACACTTGAACACATGCTTGTATATTGTTGGAATAGGCAGCAATGACTACATCAACAACTACCTTGTGCCCAAACATTACTCAACAAATAGTTTGTACACACCAAGTCAATATGCAACATTATTGGTACAACAATATGCTCAACAACTAAAG ACTTTATATGAAGATGGAGCAAGGAAAATAGCCCTATTTGGATTGCCCCAAATAGGTTGCATTCCACAAGAGTTACAAAAACACAATACAAGAAAGTGTGTGGATTCAACAAATGAGGCAATCCAACTATTCAATGAGAAGCTCAAGTCTCTTGTAACTGATCTGAATACCAACTTCCCACAAGCAAAATTCACCTATATAAACATGTATAGCATTTCATCAATTATGA GTACTCTTAGTTTCTTGAATTATCCATGCTGCAATGTTTCGACAACAACGGCTGAAGGACAATGTGTTTCTGGACAAGCTCCATGCCACCTTAGGGCAGCACATGTGTTTTGGGATAATTTTCATCCTACAGAGAATGGGAATGTAATTGCTATTATGAGAGCATACAATAGTTTTCTACCTTCAGATAGTTATCCTATGGATATTAGTCATTTGATTCAAAGTGGATAA